One genomic region from Gemmobacter aquarius encodes:
- a CDS encoding DEAD/DEAH box helicase yields MTKFSDLALDPRVLQAVSEAGYETPTPIQAQAIPHALQGRDVLGIAQTGTGKTASFTLPMITLLGQGRARARMPRSLVLAPTRELAAQVAENFETYAKHTKLTKALLIGGVSFGEQDKLIDRGVDVLIATPGRLLDHFERGKLLLTGVQIMVVDEADRMLDMGFIPDIERIFQLTPFTRQTLFFSATMAPEIERITSTFLTNPAKIEVERQSSASQTIEQKLIQFAPSRKDRSFTEKRAVLRKLIADEGEACTNAIIFCNRKMDVDVVAKSLKSHGFNAAPIHGDLEQSQRMKTLDGFRDGSLHLLVASDVAARGLDIPAVSHVFNFDVPSHPEDYVHRIGRTGRAGRLGKAVTIAVPNDDKYIAAIESLVKQPIPRGELPEGLDLAAAGSDRPARDDSRRDGGRDGGRGERGEGRGDSRGDRGEGRGRSRGGDRNRDRAPRPVADHGQQASMDPIAVIEPVEVVAEAAPAPRREDPRRDDRREDRPRDDRRSEGRSENRGEGRSDDRNRNDRPREDRPREDRPREDRNEPRRDDRRRDDYRRDDRGGPPVVGMGDHVPDFIMRSFKIVESAHDETEEDHAPAEG; encoded by the coding sequence ATGACCAAATTCTCCGATCTCGCGCTCGATCCGCGCGTACTTCAGGCCGTTTCCGAAGCCGGTTACGAAACCCCGACCCCGATTCAGGCCCAAGCCATCCCGCACGCGCTGCAAGGCCGCGACGTGCTCGGCATCGCCCAGACCGGCACGGGCAAGACCGCAAGCTTCACGCTGCCGATGATCACGCTTCTGGGCCAAGGCCGCGCCCGCGCCCGCATGCCGCGCAGCCTCGTCCTCGCCCCGACCCGCGAACTCGCGGCACAGGTGGCCGAAAACTTCGAAACCTACGCCAAGCACACCAAGCTGACCAAGGCCCTGCTGATCGGCGGCGTCTCCTTCGGCGAACAGGACAAGCTGATCGACCGTGGCGTCGATGTGCTCATCGCCACCCCCGGCCGCCTGCTCGACCATTTCGAGCGTGGCAAACTGCTGCTCACCGGCGTGCAGATCATGGTCGTGGACGAAGCCGACCGCATGCTCGACATGGGCTTCATCCCCGATATCGAACGCATCTTCCAGCTGACGCCCTTTACCCGTCAGACCCTGTTCTTCTCGGCCACCATGGCACCGGAAATCGAGCGTATCACCTCGACCTTCCTGACCAACCCCGCCAAGATCGAGGTGGAACGCCAAAGCTCCGCCTCGCAGACCATCGAGCAAAAGCTGATCCAGTTCGCGCCCTCGCGCAAAGACCGCAGCTTCACCGAAAAGCGCGCCGTCCTTCGCAAGCTGATCGCCGACGAAGGCGAAGCCTGCACCAACGCGATCATCTTCTGCAACCGCAAGATGGATGTGGACGTGGTCGCCAAGTCGCTGAAATCGCACGGTTTCAATGCGGCCCCCATCCACGGCGACCTTGAACAGTCGCAGCGCATGAAAACGCTCGATGGCTTCCGCGACGGCTCCTTGCACCTCCTCGTCGCCTCCGACGTCGCGGCCCGTGGCCTCGATATTCCGGCGGTCAGCCACGTCTTCAACTTCGACGTGCCCTCGCACCCCGAAGATTACGTCCACCGCATCGGCCGCACCGGCCGCGCCGGACGCTTGGGCAAGGCCGTGACCATCGCGGTCCCGAACGATGACAAGTACATCGCCGCCATCGAAAGCCTCGTGAAACAACCCATCCCGCGCGGCGAACTGCCCGAAGGGCTCGACCTTGCCGCAGCCGGCAGCGACCGCCCCGCCCGCGACGACAGCCGCCGTGACGGTGGCCGTGACGGTGGCCGTGGCGAACGCGGCGAAGGACGCGGTGACAGCAGGGGCGACCGTGGCGAAGGCCGCGGCCGCAGCCGTGGCGGCGACCGCAACCGTGACCGCGCCCCGCGCCCCGTAGCCGACCACGGGCAACAGGCGTCGATGGACCCCATCGCCGTAATCGAACCCGTCGAGGTTGTGGCGGAAGCCGCACCCGCACCCCGCCGCGAAGACCCCCGCCGCGACGACCGTCGCGAGGATCGCCCGCGTGACGACCGCCGCAGCGAAGGTCGCAGCGAGAACCGTGGCGAAGGCCGCTCTGACGACCGCAACCGCAACGACCGCCCCCGTGAGGATCGTCCGCGTGAGGATCGCCCGCGCGAAGACCGCAACGAACCCCGCCGCGATGATCGCCGCCGCGACGATTACCGCCGCGACGACCGTGGTGGCCCGCCGGTCGTCGGCATGGGTGACCACGTCCCCGACTTCATCATGCGCAGCTTCAAGATCGTCGAATCGGCGCATGACGAAACCGAAGAAGACCACGCCCCCGCCGAAGGCTGA
- a CDS encoding OsmC family peroxiredoxin has product MIEKHATAVWKGSLKEGGGTLNSQSGALSNLGYTFATRFEGGKGTNPEELIGAAHAGCYAMFLSALMSGEGIVPESIEATSTIALDPTTEGGPTVKTAHLVVKVKAPTDEGKIRELADKAKAGCPISKLLNATVTMELAVL; this is encoded by the coding sequence ATGATCGAGAAACACGCGACCGCCGTCTGGAAGGGCAGCCTCAAGGAAGGCGGCGGCACGTTGAACAGCCAGAGCGGGGCGTTGAGCAATCTGGGCTATACCTTTGCCACGCGGTTTGAAGGCGGCAAGGGGACCAACCCCGAGGAGCTGATCGGCGCGGCCCATGCCGGCTGCTACGCCATGTTCCTGTCGGCACTGATGTCGGGCGAGGGGATCGTGCCGGAAAGCATCGAGGCGACCTCGACCATCGCGCTGGACCCGACGACCGAAGGCGGGCCGACCGTCAAGACCGCTCATCTGGTGGTGAAGGTGAAAGCGCCGACGGATGAGGGCAAGATCAGGGAGTTGGCGGACAAGGCCAAGGCGGGTTGCCCGATTTCCAAGCTGCTGAATGCGACCGTGACGATGGAACTGGCGGTTCTTTGA
- a CDS encoding peptide chain release factor 3 has protein sequence MLDNRPQLPTEIARRRTFAIISHPDAGKTTLTEKFLLFGGAIQMAGQVRAKGEARRTRSDFMKMEQERGISVSASAMSFDYGKYRFNLVDTPGHSDFSEDTYRTLTAVDAAIMVIDGAKGVESQTQKLFEVCRLRDLPILTFCNKMDRESRDTFEIIDEIQENLAIDVTPASWPIGMGRDFVGAYDLLRDRLEIMDRADRNRVAETVQISGLDDPKLAQYVPADLLAKLREEVDMARQLLPVFDRESFLNGSMTPIWFGSAINSFGVRELMDGMGDYGPEPQIQTAAERKIAPEETPVTGFVFKVQANMDPKHRDRVAFVRLASGHFERGMKLLHVRSKKQMAVTNPVLFLAADRELAEEAWAGDIIGIPNHGQLRIGDALTEGEALRFTGIPSFAPELLQGVRALDPMKAKHLEKALTQFAEEGAAKVFKPMIGSGYIVGVVGQLQFEVLASRIEQEYGLPVRFEPSHFTSARWVSGPKDEVEKFVNVNKGHIGQDSDGDTVYLTRLKWDIDRIERDYPKITLTATKQMMV, from the coding sequence ATGCTGGACAACCGCCCCCAACTCCCGACCGAAATCGCCCGCCGCCGGACCTTTGCGATCATCTCGCACCCCGACGCCGGAAAAACCACGCTCACCGAAAAGTTCCTGCTTTTCGGGGGTGCCATCCAGATGGCCGGTCAGGTCCGCGCCAAGGGCGAAGCGCGGCGCACGCGGTCCGACTTCATGAAGATGGAACAGGAACGCGGCATTTCAGTTTCCGCATCCGCCATGTCCTTCGACTATGGCAAATACCGCTTCAACCTCGTCGACACCCCCGGTCACAGCGACTTTTCCGAAGACACTTACCGCACCCTGACCGCCGTAGACGCCGCGATCATGGTGATCGACGGGGCAAAAGGCGTTGAATCCCAAACGCAAAAGCTGTTCGAGGTCTGCCGCCTGCGCGACCTGCCGATCCTGACCTTCTGCAACAAGATGGACCGCGAATCCCGCGACACCTTCGAGATCATCGACGAGATTCAGGAAAACCTCGCCATCGACGTAACCCCCGCCTCATGGCCCATCGGCATGGGCCGCGATTTCGTCGGTGCCTACGACCTCCTCCGCGACCGCCTCGAAATCATGGACCGCGCCGACCGCAACCGCGTGGCCGAAACCGTGCAGATTTCCGGCCTCGACGACCCCAAACTCGCCCAATACGTCCCCGCCGACCTGCTGGCGAAACTGCGCGAGGAAGTCGACATGGCCCGCCAGCTTCTGCCCGTCTTCGACCGCGAATCCTTCCTCAACGGATCGATGACCCCCATCTGGTTCGGTTCCGCCATCAATTCCTTCGGGGTGCGCGAACTGATGGACGGCATGGGCGATTACGGCCCAGAACCGCAAATCCAGACCGCCGCCGAACGCAAGATCGCCCCCGAAGAAACGCCCGTCACCGGCTTCGTCTTCAAGGTGCAGGCCAACATGGACCCCAAACACCGCGACCGCGTCGCCTTCGTCCGCCTCGCCTCGGGACATTTCGAACGCGGCATGAAACTGCTGCACGTGCGGTCGAAAAAACAGATGGCCGTCACCAACCCCGTCCTCTTCCTCGCCGCCGACCGCGAACTGGCCGAAGAGGCTTGGGCCGGTGACATCATCGGCATCCCGAACCACGGCCAACTTCGCATCGGCGACGCCCTGACCGAAGGCGAAGCACTGCGCTTCACCGGCATCCCCTCCTTCGCCCCCGAACTCCTGCAAGGCGTGCGCGCGCTCGACCCGATGAAGGCCAAGCACCTCGAAAAGGCGCTGACCCAATTCGCGGAAGAAGGTGCCGCCAAGGTCTTCAAACCCATGATCGGCTCGGGCTATATCGTCGGCGTCGTCGGCCAGTTGCAGTTCGAGGTTCTGGCCTCCCGCATCGAACAGGAATACGGCCTGCCCGTCCGCTTCGAGCCGTCGCACTTCACCTCGGCCCGCTGGGTTTCGGGACCGAAAGACGAGGTCGAGAAATTCGTCAACGTCAACAAGGGCCATATCGGCCAAGACAGCGATGGCGACACCGTCTACCTGACCCGCCTGAAATGGGACATCGACCGCATCGAACGCGATTACCCCAAGATCACCCTGACCGCGACCAAGCAGATGATGGTGTGA
- a CDS encoding SDR family oxidoreductase: MDLGIRGKRALVCASSKGLGRGCAEALAEAGVDLVLNARGSEALEAAAADIRAKWQVGVVTVAADITTDEGRARVLDAAQGVDILVTNAGGPPPGMWHDWSRDDFIKALDANMLTPIALMQALMPAMMERGWGRVVNITSQSVKAPIGQLGLSNTARTGLTGFVAGTARQVAEKGITINNLLPGIHDTDRAVSLDSGVVKAEGISMEEARKRRAAGIPARRYGTAAEFGAACAFLCSMHAGFIVGQNILLDGGATNATI; this comes from the coding sequence ATGGATCTGGGCATCAGGGGCAAGCGGGCGCTGGTTTGCGCTTCGTCAAAGGGGTTGGGGCGCGGTTGCGCCGAGGCGCTGGCGGAAGCGGGGGTCGACCTTGTGCTGAACGCGCGGGGGAGTGAGGCGCTGGAGGCTGCGGCGGCTGATATACGGGCGAAATGGCAGGTCGGGGTGGTGACGGTTGCGGCCGATATCACCACGGACGAGGGGCGGGCACGGGTGCTGGATGCGGCGCAAGGGGTTGATATCCTTGTGACAAATGCGGGCGGGCCGCCGCCGGGGATGTGGCATGACTGGAGCCGGGATGATTTCATCAAGGCGCTGGATGCCAATATGCTGACACCGATTGCGCTGATGCAGGCGCTGATGCCTGCGATGATGGAGCGCGGTTGGGGGCGGGTGGTCAACATCACCAGCCAATCGGTGAAGGCGCCGATCGGGCAGCTTGGCTTGTCGAACACGGCGCGGACGGGGTTGACCGGCTTTGTCGCCGGAACCGCGCGGCAGGTGGCTGAAAAGGGTATCACGATCAACAACTTGCTGCCCGGCATCCATGACACGGATCGCGCCGTTTCGCTTGATTCCGGCGTGGTGAAGGCCGAAGGGATCAGCATGGAGGAGGCCCGAAAGCGCCGCGCGGCGGGAATTCCGGCGCGGCGTTACGGGACGGCGGCCGAGTTCGGGGCGGCTTGCGCGTTTCTGTGTTCGATGCATGCGGGCTTCATCGTGGGGCAGAACATCCTGCTCGACGGGGGGGCGACGAACGCGACCATCTGA
- a CDS encoding ABC transporter ATP-binding protein: MPDAVRLEVTGVTRSFGGRPVVDHVSLSVAAGRVTCLLGPSGCGKSTTLRMIAGVERPDAGEVRIDGRAVFGPGVNLPPEARSVGLMFQDFALFPHLTVAQNVAFGLNGDRAAKAARVGELLERVNLSGYGSKHPHELSGGEQQRVALARALAPRPRVMLMDEPFSGLDNRLRDGIRDATLEVLKEEGAAVLLVTHEPDEAMRMADEIALMRGGRIVQQGAPYNVYNAPVDKAAAAFFSDINVIRATSRGALTETPFGAFLTPGHADGGEVEIVIRPQHLKIDFDRGGRGPNPTAQDGTPARGTVQRARYLGRESLVDFKMDFDGSILTASVPGVFLPKTGTALWLMIRRDRCFVFGVGR, encoded by the coding sequence ATGCCAGATGCGGTGAGGCTTGAGGTCACGGGGGTGACCCGTTCGTTCGGCGGGCGGCCCGTGGTGGATCATGTGTCGCTTTCGGTGGCGGCGGGGCGGGTGACCTGTCTGCTCGGTCCTTCGGGATGCGGCAAGTCGACGACGCTGCGGATGATCGCAGGCGTCGAGCGGCCCGATGCGGGCGAGGTCAGGATCGACGGGCGCGCGGTTTTCGGGCCGGGGGTCAACCTGCCGCCCGAGGCGCGGTCGGTCGGGCTGATGTTTCAGGATTTCGCGCTGTTCCCGCATCTGACGGTGGCGCAGAACGTGGCGTTCGGGTTGAACGGCGACCGTGCGGCCAAGGCGGCGCGGGTGGGCGAGTTGCTTGAACGGGTGAACCTGTCGGGTTACGGGTCCAAGCATCCGCATGAGCTTTCGGGCGGCGAGCAGCAGCGCGTGGCGCTGGCGCGGGCCTTGGCGCCGCGACCGCGGGTCATGCTGATGGACGAGCCGTTTTCGGGGCTGGACAACCGGCTGCGCGACGGGATTCGCGATGCGACGCTGGAGGTGCTGAAGGAAGAGGGGGCGGCGGTTCTGCTGGTCACGCACGAACCCGACGAGGCGATGCGGATGGCCGACGAGATCGCGCTGATGCGGGGCGGCCGGATCGTGCAGCAGGGCGCGCCCTACAACGTTTACAATGCGCCGGTCGACAAGGCGGCGGCGGCGTTCTTTTCCGACATCAACGTGATCCGTGCCACGTCGAGGGGGGCGCTGACCGAGACGCCGTTCGGGGCCTTTCTGACCCCCGGCCATGCCGATGGCGGCGAGGTCGAGATCGTGATCCGTCCGCAGCACCTGAAGATCGACTTTGACCGTGGCGGGCGCGGGCCGAACCCGACGGCGCAGGACGGCACGCCTGCGCGTGGCACGGTGCAGCGGGCGCGCTATCTGGGGCGCGAATCGCTGGTCGATTTCAAGATGGATTTCGACGGGTCGATCCTGACGGCCAGCGTGCCGGGGGTGTTCCTGCCCAAGACAGGCACCGCGCTGTGGCTGATGATCCGGCGCGACAGGTGTTTTGTGTTCGGGGTGGGGCGGTAG
- a CDS encoding helix-turn-helix transcriptional regulator — MTRDDRMFDLIQILRDGRLHTAAELAAKMRVSTRTIWRDMAVMSGSGLPVEGERGLGYILRSPLLLPPTLMTQDELDALVEGLTAVSSAEGPRARAARTLLAKVATLMPQAGIDERVG; from the coding sequence ATGACCCGCGACGACCGCATGTTCGACCTCATCCAGATCCTGCGCGACGGGCGTTTGCATACCGCAGCCGAACTGGCCGCGAAAATGCGCGTTTCGACCCGCACGATCTGGCGCGACATGGCCGTGATGTCAGGCTCGGGCCTGCCGGTCGAGGGCGAACGGGGCTTGGGCTACATCCTGCGCTCACCGCTCCTGCTGCCCCCCACGCTGATGACGCAGGACGAGCTTGACGCGCTGGTCGAGGGCCTGACCGCCGTGTCCAGCGCCGAAGGCCCCCGCGCCCGCGCCGCCCGCACCCTGCTGGCCAAGGTCGCAACCCTGATGCCGCAAGCGGGGATTGACGAACGGGTGGGCTGA
- the tatA gene encoding twin-arginine translocase TatA/TatE family subunit: protein MGRFGPMEIIIIAAVVLILFGRGKVSSLMGEVGKGITAFKRGVKDEGAEAAAAAAAAVEAARDVTPAATTTEQDKV, encoded by the coding sequence ATGGGACGATTTGGACCTATGGAAATCATCATCATCGCAGCCGTCGTGCTGATCCTGTTCGGTCGTGGCAAGGTATCGAGCCTGATGGGCGAAGTCGGCAAGGGCATCACCGCCTTCAAGCGCGGCGTCAAGGACGAGGGTGCAGAGGCCGCAGCTGCTGCCGCAGCGGCAGTCGAGGCCGCCCGCGACGTGACGCCCGCAGCGACGACGACCGAGCAGGACAAGGTCTGA
- the tatB gene encoding Sec-independent protein translocase protein TatB, protein MLDIGWSELVLIGVVALIFVGPKDLPRMFHALGRFTAKARGMAREFQRAMDDAAKSSGLDDVRKDLSGVKAGINAATNPAGFGINALEDAARKFENWDPKSVLKPAVAAAPAAAAATDAAATGSTADASEPGPETKALAEKRAADAAAARAKAHELQAKAAASASATFAARAKADAEAAAVRMADESAAAPAPQPRSRAKKAESAGIAEPAAEAAKPARKPPVRRKKSDE, encoded by the coding sequence ATGCTTGATATCGGCTGGAGCGAACTGGTCCTGATCGGGGTCGTCGCGCTGATTTTCGTAGGGCCGAAAGACCTGCCGCGGATGTTCCACGCGCTGGGGCGGTTCACCGCCAAGGCGCGGGGCATGGCGCGGGAATTTCAACGCGCGATGGACGATGCGGCGAAATCGTCGGGGCTTGACGATGTCCGCAAGGACCTGAGCGGGGTCAAGGCGGGGATCAATGCCGCGACCAATCCGGCGGGGTTCGGGATCAACGCGCTGGAGGATGCGGCGCGGAAGTTCGAGAACTGGGATCCGAAATCGGTTTTGAAACCGGCTGTGGCTGCGGCTCCTGCGGCGGCTGCCGCGACGGATGCGGCGGCGACCGGCTCAACGGCGGATGCGTCCGAACCCGGACCGGAAACGAAGGCACTGGCCGAAAAGCGGGCAGCCGATGCTGCCGCAGCGCGGGCCAAGGCACATGAATTGCAGGCCAAGGCTGCGGCTTCGGCAAGTGCAACCTTTGCCGCGCGGGCCAAGGCCGACGCCGAGGCTGCGGCAGTCAGAATGGCCGACGAAAGTGCTGCTGCACCTGCGCCGCAGCCGCGCAGCCGTGCGAAGAAGGCCGAGTCGGCCGGAATTGCCGAGCCTGCAGCAGAAGCTGCCAAACCGGCGCGAAAGCCGCCGGTCAGACGCAAGAAGAGTGACGAATGA
- the tatC gene encoding twin-arginine translocase subunit TatC: MTKTDQIEDSSAPLIEHLAELRNRLMWSAAAFCLALFAVYPFAMQVFNFLSRPICKVLESMGQNCQLVLISPQEGFFVAINISLFGGLVLAFPVIAYHLWRFVAPGLYRSEQSALFPFLIASPIMFFFGAAFAYFVVLPMAFNFFLGFQQFSASAPATEPVKDAVGALKEVASVPGIVFQGSAQEYLGVTMKFILSFGLCFQLPVLLTLLGKAGLVGSKGLSAMRKYAVVAILILAAVATPPDVISQIILFAAIYPLYEVSVFLIRRIERAREKQMRADGTWVDEDEEDAV; the protein is encoded by the coding sequence ATGACCAAGACCGATCAAATCGAAGACAGTTCGGCCCCGCTGATCGAGCATCTTGCCGAGCTGCGAAATCGGCTGATGTGGTCGGCTGCCGCCTTTTGCCTTGCGTTGTTCGCGGTCTATCCCTTTGCCATGCAGGTGTTCAACTTCCTGTCGCGGCCGATCTGCAAAGTGCTGGAAAGCATGGGGCAGAATTGCCAGCTTGTGCTGATCTCGCCGCAGGAAGGCTTTTTCGTCGCCATCAACATCTCGCTGTTCGGGGGGCTGGTGCTGGCCTTTCCGGTGATCGCCTATCATCTGTGGCGCTTCGTGGCGCCGGGGCTTTACAGGTCGGAGCAGAGCGCGCTCTTTCCGTTTCTGATCGCCTCGCCGATCATGTTCTTCTTCGGCGCGGCATTCGCCTATTTCGTCGTCTTGCCGATGGCGTTCAACTTCTTTCTCGGGTTCCAGCAGTTCAGCGCTTCGGCGCCCGCGACGGAACCGGTGAAGGACGCGGTTGGCGCCTTGAAGGAAGTGGCGAGCGTTCCGGGGATCGTGTTTCAGGGGTCGGCGCAGGAATATCTGGGCGTGACGATGAAATTCATCCTGTCCTTCGGGCTGTGCTTCCAGTTGCCTGTCTTGCTGACGCTGCTTGGCAAGGCCGGGCTGGTGGGATCGAAGGGCCTGTCGGCGATGCGGAAATACGCCGTGGTCGCGATCTTGATCCTAGCCGCCGTGGCGACGCCTCCAGACGTGATCAGCCAGATCATCCTGTTTGCGGCGATCTATCCGCTTTACGAAGTGTCGGTGTTCCTGATCCGCCGGATCGAAAGAGCGCGCGAAAAGCAGATGCGCGCCGATGGAACCTGGGTCGACGAGGACGAGGAAGACGCGGTTTGA
- a CDS encoding ATP-binding protein, whose protein sequence is MAPAPLAAPDFGAEAFVWHTGPDRLEPVARVARVDLSLLVGVNRSRDTLLENTRHFAAGLPANNALLWGARGMGKSSLVKSVHAAVRAEGHDLKIVELSREDLPSVGRLLAVLRGAGAKSGARFILFCDDLSFSHDDQHYKSLKAVLDGGIEGRPDNVLFYATSNRRHLMPRDMIENETQAAIHSTEAVEEKVSLSDRFGLWLGFHPCSQDEYLAMIDGYCAAHGVAVEAARLRAEAIEWQATRGGRSGRVAWQFFCDLAAREGVRVSG, encoded by the coding sequence ATGGCTCCGGCGCCTTTGGCCGCTCCGGATTTCGGTGCCGAGGCTTTTGTCTGGCATACCGGCCCTGACCGGCTGGAGCCTGTGGCGCGGGTCGCTCGCGTGGACCTGTCGCTGCTGGTGGGGGTGAACCGGTCGCGTGATACGCTTTTGGAGAACACGCGGCATTTCGCGGCGGGGTTGCCTGCGAACAACGCGCTCTTGTGGGGCGCGCGCGGGATGGGGAAATCCTCGCTCGTCAAATCGGTGCATGCCGCCGTGCGGGCCGAGGGGCATGATCTGAAGATCGTCGAGTTGAGCCGCGAGGATCTGCCGAGCGTGGGGCGGCTGTTGGCCGTGCTGCGCGGGGCGGGGGCGAAGTCGGGCGCGCGGTTCATCCTGTTTTGCGACGACCTGTCGTTCAGCCATGACGACCAGCATTACAAAAGCCTGAAGGCGGTGCTGGACGGCGGGATCGAGGGGCGGCCCGATAACGTGCTGTTCTACGCCACGTCGAACCGGCGGCACCTGATGCCGCGCGACATGATCGAGAACGAGACGCAGGCGGCGATCCATTCGACGGAAGCGGTCGAGGAAAAGGTATCGCTGTCTGACCGCTTCGGGTTGTGGCTGGGCTTCCATCCCTGTTCGCAGGACGAATATCTGGCGATGATCGACGGCTATTGCGCGGCGCATGGGGTGGCGGTCGAGGCGGCGCGGTTGCGGGCCGAGGCGATCGAATGGCAGGCGACGCGGGGCGGGCGGTCGGGCCGTGTGGCCTGGCAGTTCTTTTGCGACCTCGCCGCGCGCGAAGGGGTGCGGGTGTCCGGCTGA
- a CDS encoding hemolysin family protein — MFTEILIVVALIIVNGVLSMSEMAIVSARPARLRSLEGKSLGAGAALRLAEQPGRFLSTVQIGITAVGVLSGAFSGATLGARLSDWLAVQGMARETANTFGVGGVVLILTYLSLIVGELVPKQLALKNAEGIAIRMAPAMLVLSKLAAPVVWVLEHSGRLILWAMGQAGASQAKVTEEEVHTLLSEAHEEGLIEPEEREMMAGVMRLADRSARALMTPRHEVEMLDLEATPAETVAAIRRVARPRMPVQSRESGEVVGIITLADAFNALSRREAVDPKKLLRDVPVVSDMADALDVMEILQGSDHHLALVYDEYGHFEGIITSGDILEAITGTVAAQTAEEPALVERADGSLLVSGWMPADEFCDRLGLPREMVGGYETVAGLVLNIFGRLPSLGEAVEAEGLRFEVIDLDDRRIDKVLVSKLG; from the coding sequence ATGTTTACCGAAATCCTTATTGTCGTTGCCCTGATCATCGTGAACGGGGTGTTGTCCATGTCGGAAATGGCCATCGTTTCGGCGCGTCCTGCGCGGTTGCGGTCGCTCGAGGGGAAATCGCTGGGGGCGGGTGCCGCCTTGCGGCTGGCCGAGCAGCCGGGGCGGTTCCTGTCGACGGTGCAGATCGGGATCACGGCGGTTGGCGTGCTGTCGGGGGCGTTTTCGGGCGCGACGCTGGGGGCGAGGCTGTCGGACTGGCTGGCGGTGCAGGGGATGGCACGCGAGACGGCAAACACCTTTGGCGTGGGCGGGGTGGTGCTGATCCTGACCTATCTGTCGCTGATCGTTGGCGAGCTGGTGCCGAAGCAACTGGCGTTGAAGAATGCCGAGGGCATCGCCATCCGCATGGCGCCTGCGATGCTGGTGCTGTCGAAGCTGGCGGCGCCTGTCGTCTGGGTGCTGGAGCATTCGGGGCGGCTGATCCTTTGGGCCATGGGGCAGGCGGGGGCAAGCCAGGCCAAGGTGACCGAGGAGGAGGTGCATACGCTCTTGTCCGAGGCGCATGAGGAAGGGCTGATCGAGCCGGAAGAGCGCGAGATGATGGCGGGGGTGATGCGGCTGGCCGACCGGTCGGCCCGCGCCCTGATGACGCCGCGCCACGAGGTCGAGATGCTGGACCTCGAGGCGACGCCTGCCGAGACGGTGGCGGCGATCCGGCGGGTGGCGCGGCCGCGGATGCCGGTGCAAAGCCGCGAGAGCGGCGAGGTGGTCGGGATCATCACGCTTGCCGATGCGTTCAACGCGCTGTCGCGGCGCGAGGCGGTGGATCCGAAGAAGCTGCTGCGCGATGTGCCTGTGGTGTCGGACATGGCCGATGCGCTGGATGTGATGGAAATCCTGCAGGGGTCGGACCATCACCTTGCGCTGGTCTACGACGAATACGGGCATTTCGAGGGGATCATCACCTCGGGCGATATTCTGGAGGCCATCACAGGAACCGTGGCGGCGCAGACCGCCGAGGAGCCGGCGCTGGTCGAGCGCGCGGACGGGTCGCTGCTGGTATCGGGCTGGATGCCTGCGGACGAGTTCTGCGACCGTCTGGGCCTGCCGCGCGAGATGGTCGGGGGCTACGAGACGGTGGCGGGGCTGGTGTTGAACATATTCGGCCGGTTGCCAAGCTTGGGCGAGGCGGTCGAGGCCGAAGGGCTGCGCTTTGAAGTGATCGATCTGGACGACCGGCGCATCGACAAGGTGCTGGTGAGCAAGCTGGGCTGA